TCTGTATTACCCTTTTGCTCTGGAAGAACGTCTCACGACAACAACAGAGCCTCTAGGACCAGGGATGGCTCCCTTTACTAGTAATACTTTTTTCTCTAAATCTATTTTTACTACTTCTAAATTCTTAACGGTTACATTGACAGTACCCATATGACTAGGACGCTTACTTCCAGGGAAGCATCGTCCAGGAGTTGATCGCATTCCTATAGAACCGGCATGACGATGAAATCCAGAACCGTGAGTTTTGGGACCTCCACGGAACCCAAATCTCTTCATAACCCCTTGAAATCCCTTACCCTTAGAAACACCACTAATATCTACAGAAGAGATGTCTTCAAGAACTTCTAAACCAAATTCGCTTCCTAAAGAAACTTCATTGATAGCATCTTCAGAAAGACGAACCTCTCTTAACAAACCAAAAACACGAGAACCCGACTTCTTAAAATGGCCGAGTTTAGGTTTGTTCACACGTTTTTCTAATGTCTTTTCTGGGACATTGATTTCGTTCGTGCCCATCTGAACAGCATTGTAACCATCAGTTGAATCAACTTTTATTTGAGTAACAACATTGGAACCCACGCTAATTACTGAACACGCAACCAGATTTCCATCTTTGTCAAAGACATGAATCATGCCTTCCTTTTTTCCCATTAAGCTAAGCTGAGATCGCATATAATTACCCATTAATACAATGATTGTCCGCACTCAAGCGAGAGCAACCAGGCAAGTCGTTTTAGCATTTTTACTCGTAGAATTCCCTAAAAAGAAAAGGAGCCTTTTCCTTAAGAAAATAAAGGGACAGGTTATCAGAGGGAGAAGATTTTTACAATAAGAAAAAGCGGGAACGCCTTAATGAGAGAAAGATAAAAAGTTCTTATAAATCTTAGTTCGCTAATAAATAAAAAAATCGCTTCTAGGTTTTCTAGAAGCGATTTGCAATATTGTCTTAAACTGACAAATCTTTTTCTTACGAATTGGACCAGACGTTGTAAAGACCAATACCACTGGAAATTGTAACCGCTCCCGATGTCACAGCCAATCGAACTGGAGCAGCAAATGGGAAAGGAATTAATTTGAACATATCAGCGATTAATTCAAATGCTTTTTCTAAAATTCCAAGTATTGTCTTTTTAACAGCTGCAAAGTGTGATTCTCTTAACTGTTGAGATACCTGATTGTAAACTTCAGGATCCATCGTCTCTGTGGTTCTAGCGTTTAATAATCCGTCAGAAGCACGCTTATACGCACGGTTTTCATAGAGTAAAGATGCAGCTCCGCCGATAACGCCTGCAGCATGGTTTGCTGTCATTAGATACGTTACACTGTTGCCAAGTCCCGCCTTCGCCTCTGTAGAAAGGAAAGGTTTATGAGCAAGTTTGTTTGCCAAGAGTATCGGACGGCTGACACCAAATGTTGTGATATAAGTAGCCGCACCAATTGCAGAACAACCCTCTTTAATCGCGGCCAACGCGTGGTCACTTTTAGTGAGATAGATCTTGTTGTAACCCAAGCCTCTCTCAGGATTGCCCAGATCATATTCAGCTTCTGGAGCAAAACATTTCTTAATATGATTAAAGCAATTTCTAGAAGAATTCACAAATCCGGGAATTGAACCATTGAACACGTTAGCTAAAGCTACTACAGATCTAGCTGTGCTTAAAGTCCCCGCCACGTTTTTAGCTACTTGAAGAGAAGCTCCTGTATGTCCAGAACTCTCTATAACACCGCAGCTAAACTCAGACACCGATTTAGAAAATTTAAATGCTTTATCTAGGTTTTTTGTACTACCAACAAAGCGCGCTAGATGGTTATTTCCATTCGTGAAAAACTGCTTAATACAATTGCCAGCGTCGCCTCTCCTGGCCCCTTGCATTGCTGTTTGCATAAACACGTTTCTTCCGCCCATAAGCAGGCTAGCTACACGTGGTGTTGCAGATGCCATATCCACCTCCCTAAAATTAAAAGGTTTTTAGCAAAAATATAACCGTTTTAAGTCGCAATTATAACACATTAGCAACTTAATAAACTAAATTAACTTGACTAATATTGAAATTAATTAGTTATGTGAAAAGATAATTTTAATTTATGGCCAGAATGTCCATTCAAAAAAGTTTTTGAATCCATTTTCCCCTTGCCCTCAGGCTGGATTTCTCGTAAACAAATAGCCCCTTCAGCACATGCGATAAGAAGTTCTTGGTTATCTGATACGATAATATCCCCAGGATTGCCATAAATACCCTTGTTAGAGACAAGAGAAGCCTTACGAATAACCAAACGTTTTTCTGGTTTATCTTGATAAGAGTAGAGCGTCCAGGCGCCGGGAGACGGTGTAACACCTCGTATTTGAGCATACACCTTATCAGCAGGACGATCCCAAAGAACAAACCCCTCTTCCTTGGATAGCTTAGGAGCTATCGACGCCTTGGACGAATCTTGAGGCGTATGAGAAATTGTTCCGTTAGAGATCTGCTGTAAAGTTTTTATTAGAATTTCTCCCCCCTGAGCAGCTAAAGCTTCTGCAAGCTCTCCAGCTGTCATATCGGGGCCTACAGGGACATAAGATATACCAGCGATATCCCCGGTATCCATGCCTGCATCCATGCGAATTACAGTATTTCCAGATTGTGTAACGCCATCCATAATACAACGCTGTATAGGGGCCGCACCACGATATGCCGGCAATAGACCCGCGTGCAAATTATAACAACCGTATTTCGGGATATCTAAAACTACCTGACGTAAGATGGCTCCGTAAGCAACAACAATAAAAACATCAGCTTCAAAAGCTTTTAGCTGTTCAATAAATTGCGGATCTGAGGCTTTTTCGGGTTGTAAAAGAGGAATATTCTTAGATAAGGCCAATGTTTTAACAGGAGAAGGAATAGGTTGTGAGGAACGTTTTTGAGGCTTATCCACACGAGTAACAACACCTATAACATTAACGTCGTGGTGTAATAAATCTTCCAAAACTGTAGCGGCAAACTGTGGAGTGCCGAAATAAACAACCTTAAGACTCAACAAGAGCTCCTTCCTTCTCCACATTCTCCTCTTGTAGAGCATCCTTGTCAGCCCCACGCTCTATCCCACGCTTACTCGGATTCTGACAAAAATGAATGAAATTTTGAACTTCAGGAATATGGCCGTATTCTTCTTGAGCTTCTAATAAAGATTCAGAAAAGCTATCTCCAGAACGGTAAACTTTTTTAAACACCTTAATCAAAGCTAAACGCGTATCAAAAGAAACCTGTCGTCTTTGTAAACCAACCTTATTGATCCCACCTAATTGGTATGGATTCCCAGTGCCTATAGTATACGGAGGAATATCTCTTCGGACACCACTTAAAGCCCCAACCATAGCATGTGCACCAATACGAACAAATTGATGAACACCTACCATTCCACCAATAATTGCATAATCCTCTACAGTAACATGACCAGCTAATTGCGCGTGGTTACTCAAAATCACATAACTTCCAATTGTACAGTTATGAGCTACATGTGCCCAGGGCATGATAAGACAATTATTTCCTATAGAAACTGTCGTCCCTTCAAAAGTAGATGAGGTTATAATAGCAAATTCTCGAATCTCGCAATTTTCCCCTATAGTAACATAGGTTTTCTCCCCACGATATTTTAAATCCTGAGGTTTATTACCAATCATTGCGGACGGCCATATCGTTGTTCCCTTGCCTACAGTAGTGTGTCCATCAATATAAGCATATGATTTAACAACTACATCATCACAAAGGGTCACCGTAGATTTGATAACAACATACGGCTCAATAACAACATTCTTTCCGATTTTAGCCCCGGGTTCGATAATTGCTGTTGGGTGAATGTTCGTCATACGTCTCCGTTAATCTAAAGATTCCTTGTCTACAAGAGCAAAGCTCAATTCTCCCTCGGCAGCAACCTGAGAACCCACACAAGCTCGTGCCGAAGCTTTTCCTCCCTTCGACGAAATCAATGAAAATTCAGCGCTCAATGTAAGAATATCGCCAGGCCTAACTGCCTGACGGAACTTCGCTTTTTGTATTCCCAAAAACAAAGCCAACCTTTTATTTCTGTCGTTTTCTAAAACCAAGCCCAGCAAAATTCCAGCTGCTTGCGCTAAAGATTCTAATATTAACACTCCAGGCATAATGGGTGCTTCAGGGAAATGCCCTACAAAAAAAGGCTCGTTTATCGTTACATTTTTTTGTGCAACAATGGATCGTTTCTCTAAATCATAAGACAACACCTTATCCACAAGCAAAAAAGGATAACGATGTGGAAGTAAGTTTAATAATTCTCGTAATTTAATTACAGGCGCCTCTTTCATCTATCACTCATTTCTTAGGGTTGTAGCACTTCTAAAATCTTTCTACCCAAGGCAATGTTCGAGGAATGGCCTGATCCTACAGCAACAATATGAGCAACAAAAGGTCTGCCTACCAAAGATAGATCCCCTATCAAATCTAAAATTTTATGCCGTACAGGCTCATCTGAAAATCGTAATTGCCCAAGGCTGATAACACCGTCATCTTTAAAAACCACAGCATTTTCTAAACATCCCCCTCTAATCAAACCCCTGTCCATCAAAAAACAGAGTTCATTATATAGAGCAAATGTTCTGCAAGGAGCAATCTCCTTTCGAAAAGACTCTTCCGTAATAACGAAAGAACGATACTGCGTTCCAATAGTAGGACTTTGAGGGTAGTGCAAAGTGTAAGAAATCTTTAACTCGTCGCAAGGAAATGCAGCCAGAAAAGTATCTTGGGTTTGATAGTACACAGGCTGAGATAGTCTCGCAATGGGAACTTTATCATTCTGTATACAAATACCAGCATCATCTATGAGCTGCATAAAAACATGAGAACTCCCATCCCCTATCGGAATTTCCTCTTCACTACAACGAACAATGACATTGTCAATATTACTCGAACGCAAAGCAGCCATAAGATGCTCAACAGTAGCAATAACAGAATCGCCCGAAGATAATGTAGTACTACGACCTGTATTGCATACATGAGGGAGGAGTGCAGGAATATGTTCTCCTAAAAGATCAGAACGGCAAAAGACTATGCCGGTATTTTCTTTGGCAGGTTCTAAAGTTAAGGTCGCTGATTTTCCAAAGTGAATTCCTACACCTGAATAACGTACTTCGCGCTTTAACGTTCTTTGAGCTCGTTCTAACATGCAAAAACCTGACAAAGAGTGTTCGTATATTATCCTTTTTCTTTTTTAGCAAGCAAGCGATATCCAAAATAACAACCAATATACCCTAGAGATAGTAAAGAGACGAAAATCAAAGGGAAATCTCCCCAAAATGCATATAAAGTAGGATAATTTTGAAGAGGAAGAACTACTTGTAAAACTCCTGGAGAGGCTTTCCGAGAATGAGTCTCATAAGGAAGCATTTTTATTATTCTTCCTAATGCATCTGCAGCCACAGTGATACCGGTATGACAAGAACGAACACAAGGCAACCCTAATTCCTGATTTCGTAAAATACCGTGATAGAAATGCACTTGTGGCAACCTTGATGAAGGATACCATCCGTCATTAGTTAAATTTACAAGAAGCCTTGCTCCCTCTCGCTTATAATTGCGTAATAGCATTCCAAAAGTTTCTTCATAACAGATGGAAACTCCCATCCGCGGTAAATTTTTTACCTCTATAACTCCGGAACGTCCCCCAGGTATACGCTGACAAGATAATGCATATTCTGGGAAATATTTCTTACAAACCGACCAACCGAACTTGCCTCCGGGAATATATTCTCCCCCGGGAACCAAAACACGCTTATCATATCCAACTAACTCACCATGTTGAGAGATACACTCTGCAGAATTATACAGATGCAGTTTAGAATCTAGTTCTTCCCAACGCTCTAAACCCATAAGAATAGGGCAATTAAAGTGGTTCGAAAGAGCTTGCATCCAATCTATATTCGCCAACAGCTCGTCTTTATGTTTAAAATGCGTCAACGGAGAAAGTATCACCTGACTATCGTCATAAGGATAGACTTTTCTGTCTCTTCCAAAGGGAACAGAAACCTCAGGGAAAATAAGGAGATCTACGGGTTTTCGTACAATAGAAGAAAGGCTAACAAGCCTTTGCCAAGCCATTGCTGGAGATCCTGACCAAGGCCCCTCTAAAAGAGTTGAG
This DNA window, taken from Chlamydia sp. 04-14, encodes the following:
- the rplC gene encoding 50S ribosomal protein L3; protein product: MRSQLSLMGKKEGMIHVFDKDGNLVACSVISVGSNVVTQIKVDSTDGYNAVQMGTNEINVPEKTLEKRVNKPKLGHFKKSGSRVFGLLREVRLSEDAINEVSLGSEFGLEVLEDISSVDISGVSKGKGFQGVMKRFGFRGGPKTHGSGFHRHAGSIGMRSTPGRCFPGSKRPSHMGTVNVTVKNLEVVKIDLEKKVLLVKGAIPGPRGSVVVVRRSSRAKG
- a CDS encoding CT529 family inclusion membrane protein, which produces MASATPRVASLLMGGRNVFMQTAMQGARRGDAGNCIKQFFTNGNNHLARFVGSTKNLDKAFKFSKSVSEFSCGVIESSGHTGASLQVAKNVAGTLSTARSVVALANVFNGSIPGFVNSSRNCFNHIKKCFAPEAEYDLGNPERGLGYNKIYLTKSDHALAAIKEGCSAIGAATYITTFGVSRPILLANKLAHKPFLSTEAKAGLGNSVTYLMTANHAAGVIGGAASLLYENRAYKRASDGLLNARTTETMDPEVYNQVSQQLRESHFAAVKKTILGILEKAFELIADMFKLIPFPFAAPVRLAVTSGAVTISSGIGLYNVWSNS
- the fmt gene encoding methionyl-tRNA formyltransferase, with product MSLKVVYFGTPQFAATVLEDLLHHDVNVIGVVTRVDKPQKRSSQPIPSPVKTLALSKNIPLLQPEKASDPQFIEQLKAFEADVFIVVAYGAILRQVVLDIPKYGCYNLHAGLLPAYRGAAPIQRCIMDGVTQSGNTVIRMDAGMDTGDIAGISYVPVGPDMTAGELAEALAAQGGEILIKTLQQISNGTISHTPQDSSKASIAPKLSKEEGFVLWDRPADKVYAQIRGVTPSPGAWTLYSYQDKPEKRLVIRKASLVSNKGIYGNPGDIIVSDNQELLIACAEGAICLREIQPEGKGKMDSKTFLNGHSGHKLKLSFHITN
- the lpxA gene encoding acyl-ACP--UDP-N-acetylglucosamine O-acyltransferase, translated to MTNIHPTAIIEPGAKIGKNVVIEPYVVIKSTVTLCDDVVVKSYAYIDGHTTVGKGTTIWPSAMIGNKPQDLKYRGEKTYVTIGENCEIREFAIITSSTFEGTTVSIGNNCLIMPWAHVAHNCTIGSYVILSNHAQLAGHVTVEDYAIIGGMVGVHQFVRIGAHAMVGALSGVRRDIPPYTIGTGNPYQLGGINKVGLQRRQVSFDTRLALIKVFKKVYRSGDSFSESLLEAQEEYGHIPEVQNFIHFCQNPSKRGIERGADKDALQEENVEKEGALVES
- the fabZ gene encoding 3-hydroxyacyl-ACP dehydratase FabZ, giving the protein MKEAPVIKLRELLNLLPHRYPFLLVDKVLSYDLEKRSIVAQKNVTINEPFFVGHFPEAPIMPGVLILESLAQAAGILLGLVLENDRNKRLALFLGIQKAKFRQAVRPGDILTLSAEFSLISSKGGKASARACVGSQVAAEGELSFALVDKESLD
- the lpxC gene encoding UDP-3-O-acyl-N-acetylglucosamine deacetylase produces the protein MLERAQRTLKREVRYSGVGIHFGKSATLTLEPAKENTGIVFCRSDLLGEHIPALLPHVCNTGRSTTLSSGDSVIATVEHLMAALRSSNIDNVIVRCSEEEIPIGDGSSHVFMQLIDDAGICIQNDKVPIARLSQPVYYQTQDTFLAAFPCDELKISYTLHYPQSPTIGTQYRSFVITEESFRKEIAPCRTFALYNELCFLMDRGLIRGGCLENAVVFKDDGVISLGQLRFSDEPVRHKILDLIGDLSLVGRPFVAHIVAVGSGHSSNIALGRKILEVLQP
- the lnt gene encoding apolipoprotein N-acyltransferase, encoding MFRILSFLCSWIFIAFAQPDLSWFFSLLGSATGYGFLWYSLEPQKNPSLSWRQLISLLFFWSVTINGVHFSWMLSDLYVGKFIYVVWAVLISLLALLFTAFSCLLFYVVRKKHVKILWCLPGLWVAIEMVRFYFLCSGMSLDYLGWPITANAYGRQFGGFFGWSGESFVIVATGISFYQLLLGKRFARLAWLGCFLFPYILGGLHYEYLKNSFSKEESLRIAVIQPATSTLLEGPWSGSPAMAWQRLVSLSSIVRKPVDLLIFPEVSVPFGRDRKVYPYDDSQVILSPLTHFKHKDELLANIDWMQALSNHFNCPILMGLERWEELDSKLHLYNSAECISQHGELVGYDKRVLVPGGEYIPGGKFGWSVCKKYFPEYALSCQRIPGGRSGVIEVKNLPRMGVSICYEETFGMLLRNYKREGARLLVNLTNDGWYPSSRLPQVHFYHGILRNQELGLPCVRSCHTGITVAADALGRIIKMLPYETHSRKASPGVLQVVLPLQNYPTLYAFWGDFPLIFVSLLSLGYIGCYFGYRLLAKKEKG